A window of Staphylococcus sp. 17KM0847 contains these coding sequences:
- a CDS encoding cell division protein SepF, which translates to MAIKDLFSGFFTIEEEEDNFAEEARQQERSQRTETTQATSQSTSERERPRAIQSVPKKQSTRTKSPHSERKYQVTQQQTSYQGQGNVVSMNQTQEIDHNGSSKMCLFEPRVFSDTQDIADELKNRRATLVNLQRIDQVSAKRIVDFLSGTVYAIGGDIQRVGADIFLCTPDNVEVAGSITDHIETMENQYE; encoded by the coding sequence ATGGCTATTAAAGACCTATTTAGTGGTTTTTTTACTATTGAAGAAGAAGAGGATAACTTTGCTGAAGAAGCACGCCAACAAGAGCGTTCACAGCGTACAGAAACGACACAAGCAACAAGTCAATCAACCTCAGAGCGAGAGCGTCCACGTGCGATACAGTCTGTACCGAAAAAACAATCAACACGTACAAAGTCACCTCATAGTGAACGTAAATATCAAGTAACACAACAGCAAACTAGCTATCAAGGACAAGGGAATGTGGTAAGTATGAATCAGACTCAAGAGATTGACCATAATGGTAGCTCAAAAATGTGTTTATTTGAGCCGCGTGTTTTTTCAGATACACAAGATATTGCAGATGAGTTGAAAAACCGACGTGCTACACTTGTAAATTTACAGCGTATTGATCAAGTATCTGCCAAACGTATTGTTGACTTTTTAAGTGGTACGGTTTATGCGATTGGTGGCGATATTCAGCGTGTAGGTGCAGATATCTTTCTTTGTACACCAGATAACGTAGAAGTCGCAGGTAGTATTACGGATCATATTGAAACGATGGAAAACCAATACGAATAA
- the pyrR gene encoding bifunctional pyr operon transcriptional regulator/uracil phosphoribosyltransferase PyrR produces MAERIILDESAINRTVTRIAHEILEYNKGSENLVLLGVKTRGEFLAQRIQQKIQQIESVNVPTGTLDITSFRDDVASRHTVNDKTYMIDADINNRVVIIVDDVLYTGRTVRASLDAILLHSRPKKIGLATLVDRGHRELPIRADFVGKNIPTAHEESVNVYLSEIDDRNAVVIT; encoded by the coding sequence TTGGCAGAGCGTATCATTTTAGATGAATCAGCAATTAATCGTACAGTGACACGTATTGCACATGAAATTTTAGAGTACAATAAAGGATCAGAAAACCTTGTATTATTAGGTGTGAAAACACGTGGTGAGTTTTTGGCACAGCGTATTCAACAAAAAATCCAACAAATTGAATCAGTCAATGTACCAACAGGAACATTAGATATTACAAGTTTTCGTGATGATGTGGCATCGCGTCATACAGTCAATGATAAGACATATATGATTGATGCAGATATTAACAATCGTGTTGTGATTATTGTCGATGATGTGCTTTATACAGGACGTACAGTACGTGCATCATTAGACGCTATTTTATTGCATAGCCGTCCTAAAAAAATTGGTCTTGCTACACTCGTTGATCGAGGGCATCGTGAGTTACCTATTCGAGCAGATTTTGTTGGTAAAAACATCCCAACGGCACATGAAGAATCTGTTAACGTATATTTATCAGAAATAGACGATCGCAATGCGGTTGTAATTACATAA
- a CDS encoding RNA-binding protein, with the protein MEEVYLIDIYQHFRREEQPLIDALLDKVRIASTQYAPVLTHFLDPRGQYILEVIAGSFTDIVVHFNGGPQAERCRAIIAPDYYVPTETDFELCVVEIDYPEKFVTIQHQHVLGTLMSLGIEREQVGDIIIGERIQFVLTNQLESYIMMELTKIKGATVKLNVVSVQDMVQSKAYWETVDTTVTALRLDVVLKDMIHKSRSIAQALIKRKRVKVNHTVIESVDYQLEQGDLLSIQGFGRARIVTIGERTKKDKLRITYQTLFK; encoded by the coding sequence ATGGAGGAGGTGTATCTTATCGATATTTATCAACATTTCAGACGTGAGGAACAGCCATTGATCGATGCATTACTTGATAAAGTACGTATTGCATCCACGCAATATGCGCCCGTTCTTACACACTTTTTAGACCCACGCGGACAATATATTTTAGAGGTTATTGCGGGTAGTTTTACAGATATCGTTGTACATTTTAATGGTGGACCTCAAGCTGAGCGATGTCGAGCAATTATTGCACCAGATTATTATGTCCCAACTGAAACAGATTTTGAACTTTGTGTAGTAGAGATTGATTACCCAGAAAAGTTTGTAACCATTCAACATCAACACGTATTAGGTACATTGATGTCATTAGGTATTGAACGCGAGCAAGTGGGTGACATTATTATTGGAGAACGCATACAGTTTGTTTTGACAAATCAATTGGAATCCTATATCATGATGGAATTAACAAAAATTAAAGGTGCCACAGTCAAACTCAATGTCGTTTCTGTACAAGATATGGTACAATCAAAAGCATACTGGGAGACTGTGGATACAACAGTTACTGCGTTAAGACTAGATGTTGTACTGAAAGATATGATACATAAGTCACGCAGTATAGCTCAAGCGTTAATCAAGAGAAAGCGTGTAAAAGTCAATCACACGGTTATCGAATCTGTTGATTATCAGCTGGAGCAAGGTGACTTGTTGTCGATTCAAGGTTTTGGACGTGCACGTATTGTAACGATTGGAGAACGTACAAAAAAAGATAAATTAAGAATAACCTATCAAACATTATTCAAATAG
- a CDS encoding YggS family pyridoxal phosphate-dependent enzyme codes for MSVRANLEEIKSTLQANMSSGDNPSLPNVIAVTKYVTIERAKEAYEAGVRHFGENRIEGFLAKKEALPDDVTMHFIGSLQSRKVKEVINDVDYLHALDRKSLAKEIDKRADHTINCFVQVNVSGEETKHGVTLDEVMPFIEMLQQYEHIRVVGLMTMAPYTDDQPYLKSIFEQLKHKRDEIQAHKLAHAPCTELSMGMSNDYAIAAEAGATFVRIGTRLVGKEE; via the coding sequence ATGTCAGTTAGAGCAAACTTAGAAGAGATTAAATCGACGTTACAAGCAAATATGTCAAGTGGTGACAATCCTTCGTTGCCAAACGTGATTGCTGTGACGAAATATGTTACAATAGAGCGAGCTAAAGAAGCTTATGAGGCAGGAGTGCGTCATTTTGGAGAAAATCGTATAGAAGGATTTTTAGCCAAAAAAGAAGCACTTCCCGATGATGTAACGATGCATTTCATTGGTTCATTGCAATCACGTAAAGTTAAAGAAGTGATTAATGATGTCGATTATTTGCATGCTTTAGATCGTAAAAGTTTAGCGAAAGAAATTGATAAACGTGCAGACCATACCATTAACTGTTTTGTACAAGTCAATGTATCAGGTGAAGAAACGAAGCACGGTGTAACATTAGATGAGGTTATGCCTTTTATTGAGATGTTACAACAGTATGAACATATTCGTGTAGTAGGTTTGATGACGATGGCACCTTATACAGATGATCAACCTTATTTAAAATCGATCTTTGAACAACTCAAACATAAACGTGATGAAATCCAAGCCCACAAGTTAGCGCATGCGCCATGTACTGAGTTATCTATGGGTATGAGCAATGACTATGCAATAGCAGCTGAAGCAGGTGCAACATTTGTAAGGATTGGTACGCGTCTAGTAGGAAAAGAGGAGTGA
- the lspA gene encoding signal peptidase II: protein MKRHYYIGLSLFIIFVILIGDQLTKWLIATQMKVGESFVVIPHFLSITSHRNDGAAWGILSGQMFFFYIVTVVIIVALIMFYVKETKGNMLMQVAISLLLAGAVGNFIDRVRHGEVVDFIDTVFFSYDFPIFNIADASLTIGVVLLVIILLKDQQTKGRV from the coding sequence ATGAAACGACATTACTATATCGGGTTATCATTATTTATAATATTTGTCATATTAATTGGGGATCAGCTTACAAAATGGCTGATTGCGACACAGATGAAAGTAGGCGAATCATTTGTTGTTATTCCTCATTTTTTATCTATTACATCTCATCGTAATGACGGCGCAGCTTGGGGGATTTTAAGTGGACAGATGTTTTTTTTCTATATTGTTACTGTGGTGATCATTGTTGCATTAATCATGTTTTATGTTAAAGAAACCAAAGGAAATATGTTGATGCAGGTTGCGATAAGTTTGCTTCTTGCAGGCGCAGTTGGAAATTTTATTGACCGTGTTCGTCATGGTGAAGTCGTTGATTTTATTGATACGGTATTTTTTAGTTATGACTTTCCAATATTTAATATTGCTGATGCAAGTTTAACGATTGGTGTGGTTTTACTCGTGATTATCTTATTAAAAGATCAACAAACTAAAGGTAGGGTATAA
- a CDS encoding RluA family pseudouridine synthase encodes MEKFKFTIEDTAYHLQRIDKVLPAFNSEWSRSQLQDWIKERLIEVNGKAVKSNYKLKLGDQIVVTEKEVVEADIQPENLNLDIYYEDEDVAIVYKPKGMVVHPSAGHYSGTLVNGLMYQVKDLSGINGEIRPGIVHRIDKDTSGLLMVAKNDVAHRALVEQLMAKTVTRKYTALVHGHIPHEFGTIDAPIGRNKNDRQSMAVEDDGKPAVTHFNVLENFKKYTLVSCELETGRTHQIRVHMKYIGYPLVGDPKYGPKKTLDIGGQALHAGVIGFEHPRTGEYIERTAPLPQVFESIIEQARREEI; translated from the coding sequence ATGGAAAAATTTAAGTTTACAATAGAGGATACAGCATATCATTTACAGCGCATTGATAAAGTGTTACCAGCATTCAATTCGGAGTGGTCGCGTAGTCAGTTACAAGATTGGATAAAAGAAAGATTAATTGAGGTCAATGGTAAAGCTGTGAAATCTAACTATAAATTGAAGTTAGGTGATCAAATTGTTGTCACTGAAAAAGAAGTTGTAGAAGCAGACATTCAGCCTGAAAATTTAAATCTTGATATTTATTATGAAGATGAAGATGTTGCGATTGTATATAAACCTAAAGGAATGGTAGTACATCCTTCAGCAGGACATTATTCGGGAACATTAGTGAACGGTTTAATGTATCAAGTTAAAGACTTGTCAGGAATTAATGGAGAGATACGACCGGGTATTGTGCATCGTATAGATAAAGATACATCAGGCTTATTAATGGTTGCCAAAAATGATGTTGCACATCGTGCGCTCGTTGAGCAATTGATGGCTAAAACAGTGACGCGTAAATATACAGCACTCGTACATGGGCATATTCCACATGAATTTGGTACGATTGATGCACCGATTGGTCGCAATAAAAATGATCGTCAATCTATGGCGGTAGAGGACGACGGTAAACCAGCTGTAACCCATTTTAATGTTTTAGAAAACTTTAAGAAATATACATTAGTATCATGTGAATTAGAAACAGGACGTACACATCAAATTCGTGTACATATGAAATATATCGGCTATCCATTAGTTGGAGATCCCAAATATGGTCCCAAAAAAACACTCGATATAGGTGGACAAGCACTCCATGCAGGCGTGATTGGTTTTGAACATCCAAGAACAGGTGAATATATTGAACGTACAGCACCATTACCACAAGTATTTGAATCTATTATTGAACAGGCACGTCGTGAAGAAATATAA
- a CDS encoding YggT family protein, giving the protein MSVELLAEIVQFILFVVRIYTIGMIVYIFMSWLPGARESAVGRFMAKLYEPFLEPFRRFIPPLGMIDLSPIVAFIVLNLFSQGIVAIFNLIVKHFY; this is encoded by the coding sequence ATGAGTGTAGAGTTACTAGCTGAAATTGTACAATTTATTCTATTCGTTGTACGTATTTACACAATTGGGATGATTGTATATATCTTTATGTCTTGGCTACCCGGTGCAAGAGAAAGTGCGGTAGGACGATTTATGGCAAAGTTATATGAACCATTTTTGGAGCCATTTCGTCGTTTTATTCCACCACTTGGAATGATTGACTTATCACCAATTGTCGCATTTATTGTATTAAACCTTTTTTCTCAAGGAATTGTTGCAATTTTTAACCTCATTGTTAAACATTTTTATTAA
- a CDS encoding aspartate carbamoyltransferase catalytic subunit: MKHLVSMADLSVEEMQHLINRAIQYKLGTLQPSLEGKYIANLFFENSTRTKCSFEMAEQRLNMKVIHFETATSSVKKGESLYDTCRTLQSIGCDALVIRHQENDYYQSLMDMGIPIINAGDGSGQHPTQSLLDLMTIYEEYGSFEGLKIVICGDIKNSRVARSNYYSLTALGAKVVFASPKIWQDEEMDGDYVDIDDVIDDVDIVMLLRVQHERHEEARTGFDATTYHEHYGLNEARYAQLKDTAIVMHPAPVNRGVEIADTLVEAPKSRIFKQMENGVYLRMAVLTETIG; the protein is encoded by the coding sequence ATGAAACATCTTGTCTCAATGGCAGACTTATCAGTTGAAGAAATGCAGCATCTTATTAATCGAGCAATACAATATAAACTTGGTACGTTACAGCCAAGTTTAGAAGGGAAATACATCGCAAATTTGTTCTTTGAAAACTCAACACGAACGAAATGTAGCTTTGAAATGGCAGAACAGCGTTTAAATATGAAAGTGATTCATTTTGAGACAGCTACATCATCAGTAAAAAAAGGTGAGTCGTTGTATGATACGTGTCGAACATTGCAGAGTATTGGTTGTGACGCATTGGTGATACGACATCAAGAAAATGATTATTATCAGTCATTAATGGACATGGGCATTCCGATTATTAATGCTGGAGATGGAAGTGGTCAGCATCCGACGCAAAGTTTATTAGACTTAATGACGATTTATGAAGAATACGGTAGTTTTGAAGGACTGAAAATTGTAATTTGTGGTGATATTAAAAATTCACGTGTCGCACGTAGCAATTATTATAGTCTGACAGCTTTAGGTGCTAAAGTTGTCTTTGCAAGTCCTAAAATATGGCAAGATGAAGAGATGGATGGGGATTATGTAGATATTGATGATGTCATTGACGATGTCGATATTGTGATGCTATTGCGTGTGCAACATGAACGTCATGAGGAAGCGCGCACAGGATTTGATGCAACAACGTATCATGAGCATTATGGCTTGAACGAAGCGCGCTATGCGCAACTCAAAGACACAGCAATCGTGATGCATCCAGCACCGGTAAATCGGGGTGTTGAAATTGCAGATACACTTGTAGAAGCACCGAAGTCACGCATTTTTAAGCAAATGGAAAATGGTGTGTACTTACGAATGGCAGTTTTGACTGAAACAATAGGATGA
- the ileS gene encoding isoleucine--tRNA ligase: MEYKDTLLMPKTKFPMRGGLPNKEPQIQQKWREQDLYHKLLAKNEGQPHFILHDGPPYANGNLHMGHALNKILKDFIVRYKTMQGFYAPYVPGWDTHGLPIEQALTKKGVKRKEMSTAEFRKKCEAFAMEQIENQKADFQRLGVNGDFDNPYITLKPEYEAAQIRLFGEMADKGLIYKGKKPVYWSPSSESSLAEAEIEYHDKRSASIYVSFDIKDTKGVVDEDAKFIIWTTTPWTLPANVAISVHPELTYVQMNVKGTKYIVAAALVDEVAEQLGWDKETLVREKEVKGSDLEYIEAYHPFIAERRVLVINGEHVTTDAGTGCVHTAPGHGEDDYIVGQKYDLEVISPVDDKGVFTEEAGQFAGMFYDKANKAITELLEDKGALLKLDFITHSYPHDWRTKKPVIFRATPQWFASISKVRQDILDAIEETKFKVEWGKTRIYNMIRDRGEWVISRQRVWGVPLPVFYAENGDIIMTKETVYHVADLFEEHGSNIWFEREAKDLLPEGFTHPGSPNGTFTKEEDIMDVWFDSGSSHRGVLETRPELSYPADMYLEGSDQYRGWFNSSITTSVATRQVSPYKMLLSHGFVMDGEGKKMSKSLGNVIVPETIVKQKGADIARLWVSSVDYLADVRISDEILKQVADVYRKIRNTLRFLLGNINDYNPETDKVSEENLLEVDRYILNRLREFTNQALDHFDKYDYLDIYQEVQNFINVELSNFYLDYGKDILYIEEQSSHKRRSMQTVIYEILVNMTKLLAPIIPHTADEVWSHIEQETVESVHLTNMPERKTVDQALIEKWSQFMALRDDVNRALEAARNEKVIGKSLEAKVCIGNSESFNTVSFLKDFDDLHQLFIVSQVEVVDKPVGHAYHYATIDIAPADGEKCERCWNYSDSLGTVGELSNLCPRCQQVVKTLV; the protein is encoded by the coding sequence ATGGAGTACAAAGATACGTTATTAATGCCTAAAACAAAATTTCCAATGCGTGGAGGTCTCCCTAACAAGGAACCACAAATTCAACAAAAGTGGCGTGAACAAGATTTATACCATAAGCTATTAGCTAAAAATGAAGGACAACCACATTTTATTTTACATGATGGCCCACCCTATGCGAATGGGAACTTACATATGGGACATGCTTTGAATAAAATATTGAAAGATTTTATTGTACGTTATAAAACAATGCAAGGTTTTTATGCACCTTATGTTCCGGGATGGGATACGCACGGTTTACCGATTGAGCAGGCACTGACGAAAAAAGGTGTAAAACGTAAAGAAATGTCTACGGCGGAATTTCGTAAAAAATGTGAAGCTTTTGCAATGGAACAAATTGAAAACCAAAAAGCAGACTTTCAACGCTTAGGTGTCAATGGAGATTTTGACAATCCTTACATCACGTTGAAGCCGGAATATGAAGCTGCACAAATTCGTTTATTTGGTGAGATGGCGGATAAAGGATTAATTTATAAAGGGAAGAAACCTGTATATTGGTCACCTTCTAGCGAGTCTTCATTAGCTGAAGCAGAAATTGAATATCATGATAAACGTTCAGCTTCAATTTACGTTTCATTTGATATAAAGGATACCAAAGGTGTAGTTGATGAAGATGCTAAATTTATTATTTGGACAACAACGCCATGGACATTACCAGCTAACGTTGCAATTTCAGTGCATCCTGAACTGACATACGTACAAATGAATGTCAAAGGTACGAAATATATTGTAGCTGCGGCATTGGTAGATGAAGTAGCGGAGCAACTAGGTTGGGACAAAGAAACATTGGTACGTGAAAAAGAAGTAAAAGGATCAGATCTTGAATATATTGAGGCTTATCACCCATTTATCGCCGAGCGACGTGTGCTTGTAATCAATGGTGAGCATGTTACAACAGATGCCGGAACAGGCTGTGTTCATACAGCACCCGGTCATGGGGAAGATGACTATATTGTAGGTCAAAAATATGACTTAGAAGTGATTAGCCCTGTTGATGATAAAGGTGTATTTACAGAAGAAGCAGGTCAGTTTGCAGGTATGTTTTATGATAAAGCAAACAAAGCGATTACAGAATTGTTAGAAGATAAAGGTGCCCTGCTCAAACTTGATTTTATTACACACAGTTATCCACATGATTGGCGTACAAAAAAACCTGTTATTTTCCGTGCAACGCCACAATGGTTTGCATCAATCTCAAAAGTACGTCAAGACATTTTAGATGCTATTGAAGAGACAAAGTTCAAGGTAGAATGGGGTAAAACACGAATTTACAATATGATTCGTGATCGTGGTGAATGGGTCATTTCACGTCAACGTGTGTGGGGCGTGCCATTACCAGTCTTTTATGCAGAAAATGGTGACATTATCATGACAAAAGAGACTGTTTATCATGTGGCAGACTTATTTGAGGAACATGGATCGAACATATGGTTTGAGCGTGAAGCAAAAGATTTATTGCCAGAAGGCTTTACACATCCTGGAAGCCCAAATGGTACCTTTACAAAAGAAGAAGATATTATGGACGTATGGTTTGATTCGGGTTCTTCTCATCGTGGTGTACTTGAAACACGTCCAGAGCTCAGTTACCCAGCTGATATGTATTTAGAAGGTAGTGACCAATATCGTGGTTGGTTTAACTCATCTATTACAACATCAGTCGCAACACGTCAGGTATCACCATACAAAATGCTATTGTCACATGGCTTTGTTATGGATGGTGAAGGTAAAAAGATGAGTAAATCGTTGGGTAATGTGATCGTACCTGAAACAATCGTAAAACAAAAAGGTGCAGATATTGCACGTCTTTGGGTAAGTTCTGTTGACTATCTTGCAGATGTACGTATTTCAGATGAGATTTTAAAACAAGTGGCAGATGTATATCGTAAAATTCGTAATACATTACGTTTCTTATTAGGAAATATCAATGATTATAACCCTGAAACAGATAAAGTTTCAGAAGAGAACTTATTAGAAGTTGATCGCTATATTTTAAATCGTCTACGTGAATTTACAAATCAAGCACTCGATCATTTCGATAAATATGATTACTTAGATATTTATCAAGAAGTACAAAATTTTATCAATGTAGAGTTAAGTAACTTCTATCTTGATTACGGTAAAGACATTTTATATATTGAAGAGCAATCATCGCATAAACGTCGCAGTATGCAAACAGTGATATATGAAATTTTAGTGAATATGACCAAATTATTAGCACCAATTATTCCACATACTGCAGACGAAGTATGGTCACATATCGAACAAGAAACAGTTGAAAGTGTACATCTTACAAATATGCCAGAACGTAAAACAGTAGACCAAGCATTGATTGAAAAATGGTCACAATTTATGGCATTACGTGATGATGTCAACCGTGCGCTTGAAGCAGCACGTAATGAAAAAGTAATTGGTAAATCATTAGAAGCAAAAGTATGTATTGGAAATAGTGAGTCTTTCAATACGGTGTCATTCTTAAAAGACTTTGATGATTTACATCAATTATTTATTGTGTCACAAGTTGAAGTAGTTGATAAGCCAGTAGGTCATGCATATCATTATGCAACAATTGATATTGCGCCGGCAGATGGCGAAAAATGTGAGCGTTGTTGGAATTATAGTGATAGCCTAGGTACAGTAGGCGAGTTATCAAATCTTTGTCCGAGATGTCAACAAGTTGTCAAAACACTTGTGTAA
- a CDS encoding uracil-xanthine permease family protein: MENEQMFKRTVTPVLDVHEKPKVGQWAFLSVQHLFAMFGATVLVPFLTGLPVSSALLASGIGTLLYILITKGKIPAYLGSSFAFITPIITGLSTNSLGDMLVALFMSGVMYVVIGIAIRISGTNWLMHLLPPVVVGPVIMVIGLSLAPTAVNMAMFENSSAMEGYNLSYVAVAAVTLLVTLIVQGFAKGFFSLIPVLVGIIVGYITAICFGIVDFKPVAQAGWLQFPDIYIPYVDYHPSLHIGLVAVMLPIVFVTVSEHIGHQMVINKIVGRNFFKDPGLHRSIIGDGVSTMFSSIIGGPPSTTYGENIGVLAITKIYSIYVIGGAAVIAIILGFVGKFTALISSIPTPVMGGVSILLFGTIAASGLRMIVESQVDFAQNRNLVIASVILVIGIGNMMLNLSNLGVNLTIEGMALSATAGIILNLLLPKR; encoded by the coding sequence ATGGAAAATGAACAAATGTTTAAAAGAACGGTAACACCGGTACTCGATGTACATGAAAAGCCTAAGGTAGGGCAATGGGCATTTTTAAGTGTACAACATTTATTTGCAATGTTTGGTGCCACAGTACTTGTTCCATTTTTGACGGGTTTGCCTGTATCATCTGCACTTTTAGCTTCAGGAATTGGAACACTCCTTTATATTTTGATTACTAAAGGTAAAATACCTGCATACTTGGGATCAAGTTTTGCGTTTATTACACCGATAATTACAGGACTCAGTACAAACAGTCTTGGAGATATGCTTGTAGCACTTTTTATGAGCGGCGTGATGTACGTTGTCATCGGTATTGCAATTCGAATAAGTGGTACAAATTGGTTAATGCATTTATTACCACCAGTAGTAGTCGGTCCCGTGATTATGGTTATTGGTTTGAGTTTGGCACCGACAGCCGTGAATATGGCAATGTTTGAAAATTCAAGTGCAATGGAAGGCTATAATTTAAGTTATGTTGCTGTTGCTGCAGTGACATTACTCGTTACATTAATTGTACAAGGCTTTGCTAAGGGATTCTTTTCATTAATTCCTGTATTAGTGGGGATTATTGTTGGTTATATTACAGCAATTTGTTTTGGTATTGTAGATTTTAAGCCGGTTGCACAAGCGGGATGGCTTCAATTTCCAGATATTTATATTCCGTATGTTGATTACCATCCGTCATTACATATTGGTCTTGTAGCAGTGATGTTACCCATTGTTTTTGTGACAGTGAGTGAACATATTGGGCATCAAATGGTTATCAACAAGATTGTAGGACGTAACTTCTTTAAAGATCCTGGCTTGCATCGTTCGATTATTGGTGACGGTGTATCAACGATGTTTTCAAGTATTATTGGTGGTCCACCGAGTACAACATATGGTGAGAATATTGGTGTTTTAGCAATTACTAAGATTTATAGTATCTACGTTATTGGTGGCGCAGCAGTGATTGCAATTATACTCGGATTTGTTGGGAAATTTACAGCACTTATATCATCCATTCCAACCCCTGTAATGGGCGGTGTGTCAATTCTATTATTCGGTACGATTGCAGCGAGTGGATTACGTATGATCGTTGAAAGCCAAGTTGACTTTGCGCAAAACCGTAACTTAGTGATTGCATCTGTTATACTCGTCATCGGTATTGGCAATATGATGCTGAACTTATCAAATCTTGGTGTGAATTTAACGATTGAAGGTATGGCATTATCAGCAACAGCAGGTATCATCTTAAACTTGTTATTACCCAAAAGATAA
- a CDS encoding DivIVA domain-containing protein yields MAYTPSEIKNKSFTRIKNGFEPTEVESYLSELSREIERLKEDKKQLQQVLAERDAHIQSFKEVEKSVGEAIVSAQRAADETKAAAQKEHDAIIAKAQTEGNRIVNDSIEKARRISFQTEDMKRQSKVFRSRFRMLVEAQLDLLKNDDWDYLLNYDLDAQQVSEENFKHLDEKELTHQDKQQKQGEKTEEPKTDKQEK; encoded by the coding sequence ATGGCTTATACACCAAGTGAAATTAAAAATAAATCATTTACGCGTATCAAAAATGGTTTTGAGCCAACTGAGGTTGAATCTTATTTGAGTGAATTATCGAGAGAGATTGAGCGCTTAAAAGAGGACAAAAAACAGTTGCAACAAGTTTTAGCTGAACGAGATGCGCACATTCAGTCGTTTAAAGAAGTAGAAAAATCCGTCGGTGAAGCGATTGTAAGTGCGCAACGTGCTGCAGATGAAACGAAGGCAGCTGCACAAAAAGAACACGATGCTATTATTGCCAAAGCACAAACAGAAGGTAATCGTATTGTCAACGATAGCATTGAAAAAGCACGACGTATTTCATTCCAAACTGAAGATATGAAACGTCAATCTAAAGTTTTCCGTTCACGCTTCAGAATGTTAGTCGAAGCACAATTAGATTTACTCAAAAATGATGATTGGGATTACTTACTCAATTATGATTTAGATGCACAGCAAGTATCTGAAGAAAACTTTAAACATCTTGATGAAAAAGAGCTAACTCATCAAGATAAGCAACAAAAGCAGGGTGAAAAAACAGAAGAACCGAAGACAGACAAGCAAGAAAAATAA
- the pgeF gene encoding peptidoglycan editing factor PgeF, translating to MEKFVQYSHHLAYTPARKNGVTLGFTTRKGGISAYPKNAFNMARYIDDLPENVTYHQEILASEIGVMRQNWVFPIQTHEAKVVEVTAADRGKNIEMLSKDILYGVDGMYTYDHDTMLTMCYADCVPIYFYSPKHHFIALAHAGWRGTVKQIVREVLQHYPHHLNDLFVVIGPATSQSYEINDQILEQFKQLPIEIKQYIDTRGKNRHGIDLKLANALLCEHYGVPNANIYRTTYATSEDLERFFSYRVEKGQTGRMLAFISQSNEREMT from the coding sequence ATGGAAAAATTTGTACAGTACAGCCATCATTTAGCGTACACACCTGCACGTAAAAATGGTGTGACGCTAGGATTTACAACACGTAAAGGTGGTATAAGTGCATATCCTAAAAATGCGTTCAACATGGCACGATATATTGATGATTTGCCTGAAAATGTGACATATCATCAAGAGATTCTTGCTTCAGAGATTGGAGTAATGAGACAGAACTGGGTTTTTCCAATTCAAACACACGAAGCAAAAGTAGTCGAAGTTACAGCAGCAGACAGAGGTAAAAACATCGAAATGCTTTCTAAAGATATATTATATGGTGTTGATGGAATGTACACATATGATCATGATACGATGTTGACAATGTGCTATGCAGATTGTGTGCCGATTTACTTTTATAGTCCGAAACATCATTTTATCGCATTAGCACATGCAGGTTGGCGTGGTACAGTGAAACAAATCGTACGGGAAGTCCTACAACATTATCCTCATCATCTAAATGACTTATTTGTTGTTATTGGACCTGCAACTTCTCAATCCTATGAAATCAACGATCAGATATTAGAACAGTTTAAACAGTTGCCTATTGAAATTAAACAATATATTGATACACGTGGTAAGAATCGCCATGGTATTGATTTAAAATTGGCCAATGCTTTATTATGTGAACATTATGGTGTGCCAAATGCTAATATTTATCGTACAACATATGCGACCTCTGAAGATTTAGAACGCTTTTTTTCATATCGTGTTGAAAAAGGACAAACTGGAAGAATGTTAGCATTTATTTCACAATCTAATGAAAGAGAGATGACGTAA